The following DNA comes from Hordeum vulgare subsp. vulgare chromosome 3H, MorexV3_pseudomolecules_assembly, whole genome shotgun sequence.
caAATTATTCTGAATTTTCgaaaatgttcttcaaattctaaaaatattcttcctttttaagaaaatgttctggattttatgaaaaatttgaattttcaaaattttctcaagattttcaaaaattgtCCCTCAAATCCAAAAATGAAATTAATATgggaatttgaaaaaaataatgTTCCTGTTTCGTAATTTTGTTCAAAAATATAAAAATGTTCTGGAGTTTAAATAATTGTGCCTGTTTTATAAATTTGTTCAACAATACTAAACATATTCTCAATTGCAAAATTTGTTCACATATTTGAATTTTCtgtattttcttttgtttctattTCGTTTATCTTTAATTCAAAATTTGTTTCTATTTCGTTTATCATTAATGAAAAATTTGTgcacaattcaaaaaatgttgacgGTTTTAAAATTTGTGCAgacttgaaaaatgtttgcagttttaaaatttgttcaccaatcgaaaaatgttcatgtttgaaATCTTATTcgcaatttgaaaaatgttcatggttttaaaatttgttcacatATTCAaaaatgttttctgttttatataTTGTTGATGAACTTGAATTTTCTttatgtttcaaaatttgtttacaattcgaattttttttgtggtttaatGGAAAATGTTTACAAATTAAAATTTTGTTCACGATTTTGAAAATTTTCAtctttccaaatttgttcacaattccaAAAAAGTTCGTGGTTTAAAAATTTGTTTGCGGATTCGAAAAATGATCgcaattttataattttgtttaTAAATTTGACATTTACTCAAGATACAATTTTTTCacaattcaaaagtttttgacatTTCAAAATTTGTTGACAATTCGAAATTGTTTCATGTTTGaaattttgttcacaattttttttaaaaatcgcGGTTTCCAAATATTTTCgcagattttaaaaatgttcagggTTTGATAAAGAAATTGCAAGAATTTAAAGTTTGTTCAGGTTTCAAACTTTTTTCATAATTAAAATATGTTCACGgttaaaaaaatgttcttgattttcaaaaaatattcttatAATCCAAAAATGTTTTGGCTTCAAAttttaaaagaaaaggaaaaaagaaataaaaacgaaccaaaaataaataaataaatctagCAGAAAACgaacagaaaaaataaataacTGGGCCAACCCAGTCCGGCGACCGCACTGTGTGTTCGCTCCACAGTTGGCTGCATCAAGTGGCGTATAGGAGGTCCGTGCCAATACGTGCACTTACATTTGTccatgagttacatgaaaaattaGAAGTAAATATATGATTTTTACTATAATTatgaaatacatatatattttGTACTTAAAAATGAGCAtattcaaaatataagacatatTACAAAAAACAGTATATATACTATCTAAACATTTTTCTATACCGGTGTTGTTTGAAACTGGGGCAGCCCATTAGGAAGTGCTCGCTCACTTAGCTTAAGAAAAAAAAGCTACGGAACATCTTTGTAAGCTCATGATGAAGTAACATAGCTTGGCCAAAAAATTCCTTTTTCTTGGTCTAGGTGTTGGTTGAAACTGAATTCACGATATTTTTTAtttcaaattgatgaactttttggaATCCATGGACAGTTTTGGACTGATCAAACTCTAAAAAATTCATGAAAATGTCATATTTGTTTGTACGTTTAtctattcatgaacatttttgtaatctattaatttttttttcaaatcaaGGTTGACTTTTGAATTCATGAATATGTTTatgatttttgtgaaaaaattTGAGTTCTCGAAAACTGTTCAAATTAAGCATTTTAGAAAGCATTAATGCCAATTTTATTATTTTTGGAACAGTTTTAAATACATGTAGATTTTTCTAAAAGTTatgaattttgtttgaattcacGTGTATTTTTTGAAATAACGAACTTTTTGGAATCGTCAATCATATTCTCAAAGTTGTGATGCCTCTAGTGACTTTATATGGGCTAGCCTATTTATGGGATTCAGTGTTTTTCTCCACAGTTCGGGGAAGTGTCTATAACTTTCCATAATTTTATTCTCTTATTTCGTTCGGTTTTATTACTCTTATGTTTTTTTGTAAGACAACAAAGACTATTTTGAATTCGCAAATATTTTCTACAAACTCAAGAATATTATTGAATTCATGTACATTTTTAAATAAactaatattttttaattgacaaACATCTTTAGTATAAGTGAATAtacttcaaaatatttttaacatttttttaaatctgAACCACATTTTTAAAATTTATGTTTTGATGAAAGTATTGCAAAATGTATCTAAAATTGGCAATCATTTTTCAGATTTATGAACAATTTCTCAAATTCACAAAGAGTTTTGAAAATTATGAATACATTTTATGtattcatgatttttttgaatAGTTTTCCAAATTCATGAGTGTTTTCGAATtcatgaacaattttgttgagatcTGTtgagaaataaaaaatgaaatcGAAATGGAAAGAGATCAGGCGGACGTGTTCGGCCTGAAAATACATGTAAGAAGACCCGTCAAAACTCGCGCCGAAAGCAATTCAGAGCCCAATCCAAACGCTTTgtctaaataaaataaaataaaataaagatctAAACGCATAGACTTCAAAGTTGTTTGTTCGTCCAGACTTGTTCTAGTTAGTTCGTCCGCTCTTGTGCTAAAGCTTTTGGTGTGGTAGCTTTAAAGCGCCAGGAACCAGGCAGAGATTGCGAAGGAGCCAAGCAAGTCACATCGATTTTCGATCATATCCGCAATTTGAAATCCCTCGAGCCCATCAAAAGCCAAGACGAAGCACCGGATTCCTTTTCTCCTTTATCAAAGACCGAGCTGCACATCACACATTACCGTTGGCCTGCTCACACTGCTAGCTGATGGACTACTTGTGATTTGCTTACATACAACCCTGaaaaaataatactccctccgtccggaattagttatcacaaaaaataaaaataatagatGTATTTATAATTAAAATACATctaatatatttatttttatgaaAAGTAATTTCCGACGAACTGAGTACTCGTTTGCTATTGACCAGGGCCATGGAAAACTTCGGGTGGTGGTCAATTCGGCGTGTAGTCATGAGGTTGGGATGGCACGACGCGTAAGGCCGTCGTGTCCACGAGGAGCTCGTGACATGGGGCGGTTGATGCTTCGTCGGTATAGGTGAAGGAGAAGCGAGATttgaaagaggaggaagaaggctgcGGAGCCCTACGATCAAGATCGGAAGGTGGACAGCAAAGTGGCTGAagttaaaaaaagaagaagagagaacgGTCCATGTCATAAAGTCGCTCCCAAACTTATTCCATGGTCTGCCGAGCAAAGATTTGCTCAAGATGCTTCCGAGATAACAATGTCGAAAATTATGTGCCAACATTGCAGGACCGCCGCAACATACGCACGCATCAACCTCTGGCTAAGCGATCGCAGCAAGAAACGAACAACTCGACAGCACGAAAAGCTACACCCACATATATATCTGCACCAACATGGCAGCCGGATTCCACGGGACGGGACGTCGACGCGACCGATGGACGATTCTCCGTCGGTCGACGGACGATGGATCGATATCACTCCGGGATGGCGACGAGCATCGGCCGCCACTGTCTCCGCATCATCAGCCGCCGCCGGAACCCGCCGAACATGAACCTCCGGTACTGCTGCACGGCCGCGGCGCTAGCTGCCTGCGGCGCGTCCGGCGTGGCCTCCGCCGGGCGACCCTCCGCCACATCCTCGTGATGCTGCCGTTGCCGCTCAGGCAGCAGCACGCGCTGGACCTGGACGTCTTTCCTGGCGCTGCTGCGGCGGACGGCGCCGGCGACGTCCGGCCCCAGGAGCTCCTCCAGGGAGCCGCTCCGGCCGAGGAGGCTCCTCTTCTCCCCGCATCCGTCTCCCTGCTGGTCCCCGGCGCCCGCGGTCGGTCTGTGCAGCTTGTTGCCGCGGCAGAGCAGCCGGCGCACCAGCAGCCACAAGCCCTTGGCCCGTGGCCTGATCTGCAGCGTCCCGGCAGCCATCTCTCCGGccgagtatatatatatatcctaccgccgctccctctccctctccggccGGTTTACGACGGTCTGAATATATACTGGCTCCCTCTCAACCTCTCATGGTATTCGTATTCTTGTCCGGTTGGCGCCGCAGATGATCACtgtggagggagggagaggaggagcgaGACCGACCTGGGATTCAGGGGAGGATCCCGGAAATAATGGCGGCCTTGGACTGGACTCCCTCTACGGCGCCTATAAAACATTGGGAGCAGGGGGGGATTTGTGTATGGCTGGGCACATTCTTGGGTTTGTTTTGCTTACGTGCGAGGGCCGCAATGCAGGGCGCGTCGCCATTTGGAGGCGCGGGAGGTTGTCTGCCTAAtggacaaaaagaaaaaggaggccCCGACTGTCGCCGTCAGGCGCTACCACCTAACGCGGCGCTAAAAGACGCGGGAATTTCGGTGGCACAAGAGACCAAAGACAAGGTGTAATGTATAGACCAGGTGTGATCGATGTGTATACGATGAGTATTGTGTGTGTCGCCTTCGGATCCCAGTTAGGGCTAGGACCAAACACAAGCTTCCATGATGTGCAGATAATAAGATTATAATGGTAATAAGGGGATTTGATCCATGGGGGCGTTCACTGGACTGGGGTAACACTGGACTAAGTAACATCAAGTAAGAGGATGGGGCGAACCAACTTATGGCTGGATCCTGGACGGTGTTTAAGTCCTAGACTTAATATTGATGTTCGTATTTTTCTGTATTTATTTTAGGCCATTTAACGTTGTGCATTCAGTCGATGCAGGCTCGGTAACGAGGCATAGATTACTCAATGTGTATGTCGTATACGGCGCCTGCAGCGCTCCTTCTCGTGGGTCAGCCCAAGTAGAATGTGTTAGTCCTTAATAATCGGAAAAAATGTTTGTAGAATTTAAAAAAATAATCAGATTTGCAAAAAAAGTtcaatgattataaaaaaaaatCATTGGTTTTTAAATGCGTTTATgtattttcaaaaagttcacaGAATTCGACAAAAAAACATTGactttcaaaaaaagttcatcgattttcaaaaaaagctcatcaatttttaaaacagttcattgattttgaaaaagttcaagaattttaaattatgttcacTGGTTTtccaaaaagttcatcgattttcgaaaaagttcaccgattttcAAAAAGGTCATTGATTTGGAAAAAAGTTCACGGGCTAAAACTTAGATTGGATCTCTAAATGGGCCGACCCATGGCGGAGCGCTGCACGCGCCGATTAGCAAAATTTGCATTTAACCGGCTCGTGTGGCGCTAAATACGGTTTCCCGTGTATGTCACACCTTTTTTTTGAGACAATTCAACGAGGCTTTATTAATTCGTCACAATGTTTACACGGACGGATGGCAGATTTCCCGGATGGCCTAACCAAACATGGCGGCCACCTCGCAGGTTAAGATCATGGTTCGCTAAGTTGTGAGCTTCAAAACTGGAGCTCCTACGTTTGTAAACAAACATACGAGAATTAAAAGAAACTGAAATGTCTAAAATTTCTTCAACTATCGCGCCATATATTGCCGAGGTACGATTCACGATATCATTTACTACTACCTCACAATCTGAGGCaacttggatgttttgtatgtataGATCCTTCGCCAGCGCAAGAGCTTCTCTCATACCCAAAGCTTCCACGGTAGTAGGATCTGAAATAAATCTGAAAACAGATGCCGCAGCTCCCAGGAAAGTTCCCCCTTGATCCCTCGAGATGACACCAACAGACCCAAAGCCATGTCTAGGGACAGCTCCATCGGCATTGAGCTTAGCAAAGCCATGTGCTTGAGGGATCCATTGTTCAACTTGTTGTGGCGGAATGTTGGTCCTAACAGGAGGAACATGTTTGTGGTTGATCTCGCTCAGCTCTCCAAGATACGAGTTGATCAAGTTGTGTAACCCTGTCGGCGACTAAAGAATGTCCTCATGAATGGCTGTCCTCCTAGCTCCCCAGATTGCCCATAGAGTTACGACGAGACGGACAAAATCATTTTCTGCTAATATTTCATGTAGAGCAAAGAGCATATCCTTGGCGCTGTCCTCCATATGATTGCTCATAACCTCCACTATATGTTCCGGTGCTAgtagggtatttgatctgggagcTAGTGAACGCAAATCAACTAAAACATGATGACCCTGACtagaaaaattcccatgtgtcctcgagaacgCTTTGCGTATTATAATAACTACTCTTGGCATGTCCTTATAAATCTAAGTGTTGGGataccttgttgcaccttgtTACTTTGATTACTAGTTACTTGCTACAAATTATCCTACTATCAGACTATTTACTATTACACTTTTTAGCACTTGCTCGCAATACCTTGATGAAACCACTTATCAATTCattatgctcctcgttgtgtttgacactcttacttattaaaaggactacgattgatagccTATACTTTTTGGTCTTcgagactattttctagcattgTTGCCGGAGAGGAAGCGCTTTTGATAAGAGGAATTtgtaaggaaatatttatatttcATACTAATATTTATctccacttgttactatggagagtaatcctttgaggggcttgctgagggtatcttcacctcgaacaaaaGAAGTAAGAGCCGATTCTCAACCTACTAAACCTGATGGAAACAGTTGTTATGAAATTCTTTTGGGTATTATGGAAAACTACTtgataatccttatgcaggagatgggacAATAGATCCTCATATGCACCAAATCTAGATATATGaactttgtggattgtttaagcttgcagattTATCGGAAGATGGAGTTAACAAGAAAGTATTACCTTTATCTTTGGGGTGAAAGGCATTGGCATGGTATAAGCTATTGTATGAATTTGGAACATGGGACTGGAATCGATTGAAACTGTCATTTCACAAGaatttttatcctatgcatttctttcatcgtgatcggaattatatatataatttttagcCTCGTGAAGGATAAACCATCGCTCATGCTTGGGTTAAGCTTAAATATATGTTGCACACTTGCccccaatcatgagctttcgAGAGGATTGATTcttcaaaaaaattatgctcTGCTTTGTGAAGATAACAAGTCAAtacttgattcttcttcttcgggttccttcatgaagaaagatattgaatacaAATGGGATATTACTTAAACAAATTAAATGCAACTGTTAAGATTGGAAAAATGAAAAAGGTAATGAGCCATGTATAAAtattgagtttgattgtgttatgTCTTTTATAGAAACAAATGCTTTTCATAAGCTTAGTgcaaaatatggacttgactgtgagatagtggtATATTCTGTTAATCGTTTCTACTCATATTGATCTTTCTAaagggaagtggtttaaattccatCCATAtattgaaaataattatgaagaatCACCTATTATTGAAGATGAAACAATTGTTTATTCTGCTAATCCAGTTGTCCCTACTACTTACGCTGAAAAAACTCCTTTCTctgttaggattaaggaacatgctaagaCTACAACTGTGGTTCATAAGAGTAATGTTATAACACCTAAACCCTCTAAGCAAATTAAAATAGAGACTCGTGTTGCAatagttaaagatctcttgaCTAGTGATATTGTTGAGCATGTTATTTACGTCTACggtgatgttgctagaattgctcaaTGTGGTAGATAATAAGATTATAATGGTAATAAGGGGATTTGATCGATGGAGGCGTTCACTGGACTGGAGTAACTGCACTAAGTAACATTAAGTAAGAGGATGGGGCGAATCAACTTATGGCTGGATGGTGTTCATGTCATAGATTTAATATCGATGCTCGTATTTTTATGTAtttattataggccatttaacgtTGCGTTTAGTCGATGCAAACTCGGTAATGAGGCATAGATTACTTTTTTTGAGGGAAAAGCTAAGCTTTATTGATAATAATTCACATGTGGTGAGATACACTTTGGATCATGTGGCTTGGTCAGCCAAATGTGGCCCCCCGGACATAGAGTAAGAGAGTGCCTAGCTGAACTATGGGCCTCACCATTAATGGCTCGCGCTTCAAAGATAAAATTACATCAAATACTAGTTGCTCAGAGTTTAATTTCTGAGATAATGGAGccatatctgttggaaatatgccctagaggcaataataaattagttattattatatttctttgttcatgataatcgtttattatccatgctataattgtattgattggaaacacagtgcatgtgtggatacatagacaaaacactgtccctagtaagcctctagttgactagctcgttgatcaaagatggtcaaggtttcctgaccataggcaagtgttgtcacttgataacgggatcacatcattaggagaatcatgtgatggactagacccaaactaatagacgtagcatgttgatcgtgtcattttgttgctactgttttctgcgtgtcaagtatttgttcctatgaccatgagatcatataactcactgacaccggaggaatgctttgtgtgtatcaaacgtcgcaacgtaactgggtgactataaagatgctctacagatatctccgaaggtgttcgttgagttagtatggatcgagactgggatttgtcactccgtgtgacggagaggtatctcggggcccactcggtaatacaacatcacacacaagccttgcaagcaatgtgacttagtgtaagtcacgggatcttgtattacgaaacgagtaaagagacttgccggtaaatgagattgaaataggtatgcggataccgacgatcgaatctcgggcaagtaacataccgaaggacaaagggaatgacatacgggattatatgaatccttgtcattgaggttcaaatgataagatcttcttataatatgtaggatcaaatatgggcatccaggtcccgctattggatattaaccgaggagtctctcgggtcatgtctacataattctcgaacccgcagggtctgcacacttaaggttcgacgttgttttatgcgtatttgagttgtatggttggttaccgaatgttgttcagagtcccggatgagatcacggacgtcacgagggtttccggaatggtccggaaacgaagattgatatataggatgacctcatttgattaccggaaggttttcggagttaccggaaatgtatcgggaatgacgaatgggttccgggtgttcaccggggggggggggcaacccaccccggggaagcccataggccttgggggtggcgcaccagcccttggggggctggtgggacagcccaagaaggtcctatgcgccaaggatagaaaatcaaagagaaagaaaaaaggaggtgggaaaagagagaaggactccaccttccaatcctagttggactaggattggaggaggactcctcctcccttggtggcgcagcccttggggctccttgagcctcaaggcaagcctcccctccctcctcctatatatatggagcaattagggctgatttgagacaacttttccaaggcagcccgaccacataactccacggttttacctctagatcgcttttctgcggagctcgggcggagccctgccgagatcagatcaccaccaacctccggagcgccgtcacgctgccggagaactcatctacctctccgtctctcttgctggatcaagaaggccgagatcatcatcgagctgtacgtgtgctgaacgcggagatgccgtccgttcggcactagatcgtgggacagatcgcgggacggttcgtgggacggttcgcgggacggatcgagggacgtgaggacgttccactacatcaaccgcgttcactaacgcttctgctgtgcgatctacaagggtacgtagatcggaaatcccctctcgtagatggacatcaccatgataggtcttcgtgcgcgtaggaaattttttgtttcccatgcgaggttccccaacagtggcatcatgagctaggttcatgcgtagatgtcttctcgagtagaacacaaaagtttttgtgggcggtgatgtgcgttttgctgccctccttagtcttttcttgatttcgcggtattgttggatcgaagcggctcggaccgacattactcatacgcttatgagagactggtttcatttctacgagtaactccgttgctcaaagatgaccggcgagtgtcggtttctccaactttagttgaatcggatttgaccgaggaggtccttggatgaggttaaatagcaattcatatatctccgttgtggtgtttgagtaagtaagatgcgatcctactagatacccatggtcaccacgtaaaacatgcaacaacaattagaggacgtctaacttgtttttggagggtatgcttgtgatgtgatatggccaacgatgtgatgtgatatattggatgtatgagatgatcatgttgtaatagttaatatcgacttgcgcgtcgatggtacagcaaccgcaggagccatagggttgtctttaaactaacgtttgtgcttgtagatgcgtttactatattgctaggacgtagctttagtagtaatagcatgagtagcacgacaaccccgatggcgacacgttgatggagatcatggtgtgacgccggtgacaagaagatcgtgccggtgctttggtgatggagatcaagaagcacatgatgatggccatatcatgtcacttatgaattgcatgtgatgttaatcctttatgcaccttatcttgctta
Coding sequences within:
- the LOC123439253 gene encoding uncharacterized protein LOC123439253, which produces MAAGTLQIRPRAKGLWLLVRRLLCRGNKLHRPTAGAGDQQGDGCGEKRSLLGRSGSLEELLGPDVAGAVRRSSARKDVQVQRVLLPERQRQHHEDVAEGRPAEATPDAPQAASAAAVQQYRRFMFGGFRRRLMMRRQWRPMLVAIPE